Proteins found in one Tamandua tetradactyla isolate mTamTet1 chromosome 1, mTamTet1.pri, whole genome shotgun sequence genomic segment:
- the LOC143687823 gene encoding LOW QUALITY PROTEIN: homeobox protein NANOG-like (The sequence of the model RefSeq protein was modified relative to this genomic sequence to represent the inferred CDS: inserted 1 base in 1 codon) codes for MSVDLASPQSLPCXETDGSSKSSPMPEIYEAEENYASLQMSSAEVHQSETVSPLPSSMDLLIQDSPDSSTSPKAKLPASEKKSPGKKDEGQVKKQKIRAVFSQAQLCILNDRFQRQKYLSLQQMQELSNILDLSYKQVKTWFQNQRMKCKRWQKNTDWSKNGNSLAQKGSAPTEHPGLYSSHPQGCLANTSGNFPMWSNQTWNNPTWSSHSWNSQSWSNHSWNSQTWYAQAWNNQFQNSGEESLQPQVQFQQNSPTSDLEATLGSAGESHNAIQETVKYFNTPHNMDLFPPNYSMNAQPEDV; via the exons ATGAGTGTAGATCTAGCTTCTCCCCAAAGCCTTCCTT CCGAAACAGATGGTTCTAGCAAGTCTTCACCAATGCCTGAGATTTATGAGGCTGAAGAGAATTATGCGTCCCTGCAAATGTCATCTGCTGAGGTGCACCAGTCAGAGAcagtctctcctcttccttcttccatgGATCTGCTTATTCAGGATAGCCCCGACTCTTCCACCAGTCCCAAAGCCAAACTGCCTGCTTCCGAGAAGAAGAGTCCAGGGAAGAAGGATGAGGGCCAGGTCAAGAAACAGAAGATCAGAGCCGTGTTCTCTCAGGCCCAGCTGTGTATACtcaatgatagatttcaaagacagaaatacCTCAGCCTCCAGCAAATGCAAGAACTTTCCAACATTCTGGACCTCAGCTACAAACAGGTTAAGACCTGGTTCCAGAACCAGAGAATGAAATGTAAAAGGTGGCAGAAAAACACCGACTGGTCAAAGAATGGCAACAGTTTGGCCCAGAAGGGCTCAGCACCGACAGAACACCCGGGACTCTACTCTTCCCATCCCCAGGGGTGCTTGGCGAACACTTCTGGTAACTTTCCAATGTGGAGCAACCAGACCTGGAACAACCCGACTTGGAGCAGTCATTCCTGGAACAGCCAATCTTGGAGCAACCATTCCTGGAACAGCCAGACGTGGTATGCCCAAGCCTGGAATAATCAGTTCCAGAACAGTGGAGAGGAATCCCTGCAGCCTCAGGTCCAATTCCAGCAAAATTCTCCCACCAGTGATTTGGAAGCCACCTTGGGAAGTGCTGGGGAAAGCCACAACGCAATACAGGAAACTGTTAAATATTTCAATACCCCACACAACATGGATTTGTTCCCACCAAATTACTCCATGAATGCCCAGCCTGAAGACGTATGA